In Camelus dromedarius isolate mCamDro1 chromosome 4, mCamDro1.pat, whole genome shotgun sequence, the following are encoded in one genomic region:
- the KLHL23 gene encoding kelch-like protein 23 isoform X1: protein MEGKRATPSQPLYKVSIQDSVCLERKWSGVCVCRVGSGGQVQGAGGKLGAGGTLGEVVPPAAGGTAGEGPQPRARRPPRPCPQRGPATPEFPRVAPCPSRAGGCSVGGGEQPGHQNRSCLWAGAALAGSLRRASSKDGQRVGRLPRPRSPLARGTAPRPGAAAGAMALKGQEDYIYLFKDSAHPVDFLDAFRTFYLDGLFTDITLQCPSGIIFHCHRVVLAACSNYFKAMFTADMKEKFKNKIKISGIHHDILEGLVNYAYTSQIEITKRNVQSLLEAADLLQFLSVKKACEQFLVRHLDIDNCIGMHSFAEFHVCPELEKESRRILCSRFKEVWQQEEFLEISLEKFLFILSRKNLSVWKEEAIIEPVIKWTAHDVENRIECLYNLLSYVNIDIDPMYLKTALGLQRSCLLTENKIRSLIYNALNPMHKEISQRSTATMYIIGGYYWHPLSEVHIWDPLTNVWIQGAEIPDYTRESYGVTCLGPNIYVTGGYRTDNIEALDTVWIYNSESDEWTEGLPMLNARYYHCAVTLGGCVYALGGYRKGAPAEEAEFYDPLKEKWIPIANMIKGVGNATACVLHEVIYVIGGHCGYRGSCTYDKVQSYNSDINEWSLITSSPHPEYGLCSVPFENKLYLVGGQTTITECYDPEQNEWREIAPMMERRMECGAVIMNGCIYVTGGYSYSKGTYLQSIEKYDPDLNKWEIVGNLPSAMRSHGCVCVYNV, encoded by the exons ATGGAGGGGAAAAGGGCaaccccctcccagcccctaTATAAGGTCTCAATTCAGGACTCAGTTTGTCTAGAGAGAAAATGGtcaggtgtatgtgtgtgtagggtAGGGTCGGGGGGACAGGTCCAAGGAGCAGGGGGAAAGCTAGGCGCGGGCGGAACCCTTGGGGAAGTCGTCCCACCTGCTGCGGGAGGAACCGCCGGGGAGGGGCCGCAGCCGCGTGCCCGCCGCCCACCCCGCCCCTGTCCGCAGCGCGGCCCTGCCACCCCGGAGTTCCCGCGAGTGGCCCCGTGCCCCAGCCGCGCGGGGGGCTGTTCGGTTGGAGGCGGGGAGCAGCCGGGGCACCAAAATAGGAGCTGCTTGTGGGCTGGAGCTGCACTAGCAGGCAGCCTCCGCCGCGCCTCTTCCAAAGATGGTCAGAGGGTCGGGAGGCTCCCCCGCCCACGCTCGCCGCTAGCCCGCGGGACCGCGCCGCGTCCCGGAGCTGCCGCCGGAG CCATGGCTCTGAAAGGACAAGAAGATTATATTTACCTTTTCAAGGATTCAGCTCATCCAGTGGATTTTCTGGATGCATTCAGAACATTTTACTTGGATGGATTATTTACTGATATTACCCTTCAGTGTCCTTCAGGCATAATCTTCCATTGTCACCGAGTTGTTTTAGCTGCTTGCAGCAATTATTTTAAGGCAATGTTCACAGctgacatgaaagaaaaatttaaaaataaaataaaaatctctggcATCCACCATGATATTTTGGAAGGCCTTGTAAATTATGCATACACTTCCCAAATTGAAATAACTAAAAGAAATGTTCAAAGCCTGCTTGAAGCAGCAGATCTGCTACAGTTCCTTTCAGTAAAGAAAGCTTGTGAGCAGTTTTTGGTAAGGCATCTGGATATTGATAATTGTATTGGAATGCACTCTTTTGCAGAATTTCATGTGTGTCCAGAACTAGAGAAGGAATCTCGAAGAATTCTGTGCTCAAGGTTTAAGGAAGTGTGGCAACAAGAAGAATTTCTGGAAATCAGTCTTGAAAAATTTCTCTTTATCTTGTCCAGAAAGAATCTCAGTGTTTGGAAAGAGGAAGCTATTATAGAGCCAGTTATTAAGTGGACTGCTCACGATGTAGAAAATCGAATTGAATGCCTATATAATCTACTAAGCTATGTCAACATAGATATAGATCCAATGTATTTAAAAACAGCCTTAGGTCTTCAAAGAAGCTGCCTATTAACAGAAAATAAGATACGATCTCTAATATACAATGCTTTGAATCCCATGCATAAAGAGATTTCCCAGAGGTCCACAGCTACGATGTATATCATTGGAGGCTATTACTGGCATCCTTTATCAGAGGTTCACATATGGGATCCTTTGACAAATGTTTGGATCCAAGGAGCAGAAATACCGGATTATACTAGGGAGAGCTATGGGGTTACATGTTTGGGACCCAACATTTATGTAACTGGGGGTTACAGGACAGATAACATAGAGGCTCTTGACACAGTGTGGATATATAACAGTGAAAGTGATGAATGGACAGAAGGTTTGCCAATGCTCAATGCCAGGTACTACCACTGCGCAGTCACCTTGGGTGGCTGTGTCTATGCTTTAGGTGGTTACAGGAAAGGGGCTCCAGCAGAAGAGGCCGAGTTCTATGATCCATTAAAGGAGAAGTGGATTCCTATTGCAAATATGATTAAAG GCGTGGGAAATGCTACTGCCTGTGTCTTACATGAAGTTATCTACGTCATTGGTGGCCACTGCGGATACAGAGGAAGCTGCACCTATGACAAGGTCCAGAGCTACAATTCAGATATCAACGAATGGAGCCTCATCACCTCCAGTCCACATCCAG aatatGGATTGTGTTCAGTTCCATTTGAAAATAAGCTCTATCTAGTTGGTGGACAAACTACCATCACAGAATGCTATGACCCTGAACAAAACGAATGGAGAGAGATTGCTCCTATGATGGAGAGGAGGATGGAGTGTGGTGCCGTCATCATGAATGGATGTATTTATGTCACTGGGGGCTACTCCTACTCAAAGGGAACATATCTTCAGAGCATTGAGAAATATGATCCAGATCTTAACAAATGGGAAATAGTGGGTAATCTTCCAAGTGCCATGCGGTCCCACGGGTGCGTTTGTGTGTATAATGTCTGA
- the KLHL23 gene encoding kelch-like protein 23 isoform X2: protein MALKGQEDYIYLFKDSAHPVDFLDAFRTFYLDGLFTDITLQCPSGIIFHCHRVVLAACSNYFKAMFTADMKEKFKNKIKISGIHHDILEGLVNYAYTSQIEITKRNVQSLLEAADLLQFLSVKKACEQFLVRHLDIDNCIGMHSFAEFHVCPELEKESRRILCSRFKEVWQQEEFLEISLEKFLFILSRKNLSVWKEEAIIEPVIKWTAHDVENRIECLYNLLSYVNIDIDPMYLKTALGLQRSCLLTENKIRSLIYNALNPMHKEISQRSTATMYIIGGYYWHPLSEVHIWDPLTNVWIQGAEIPDYTRESYGVTCLGPNIYVTGGYRTDNIEALDTVWIYNSESDEWTEGLPMLNARYYHCAVTLGGCVYALGGYRKGAPAEEAEFYDPLKEKWIPIANMIKGVGNATACVLHEVIYVIGGHCGYRGSCTYDKVQSYNSDINEWSLITSSPHPEYGLCSVPFENKLYLVGGQTTITECYDPEQNEWREIAPMMERRMECGAVIMNGCIYVTGGYSYSKGTYLQSIEKYDPDLNKWEIVGNLPSAMRSHGCVCVYNV, encoded by the exons ATGGCTCTGAAAGGACAAGAAGATTATATTTACCTTTTCAAGGATTCAGCTCATCCAGTGGATTTTCTGGATGCATTCAGAACATTTTACTTGGATGGATTATTTACTGATATTACCCTTCAGTGTCCTTCAGGCATAATCTTCCATTGTCACCGAGTTGTTTTAGCTGCTTGCAGCAATTATTTTAAGGCAATGTTCACAGctgacatgaaagaaaaatttaaaaataaaataaaaatctctggcATCCACCATGATATTTTGGAAGGCCTTGTAAATTATGCATACACTTCCCAAATTGAAATAACTAAAAGAAATGTTCAAAGCCTGCTTGAAGCAGCAGATCTGCTACAGTTCCTTTCAGTAAAGAAAGCTTGTGAGCAGTTTTTGGTAAGGCATCTGGATATTGATAATTGTATTGGAATGCACTCTTTTGCAGAATTTCATGTGTGTCCAGAACTAGAGAAGGAATCTCGAAGAATTCTGTGCTCAAGGTTTAAGGAAGTGTGGCAACAAGAAGAATTTCTGGAAATCAGTCTTGAAAAATTTCTCTTTATCTTGTCCAGAAAGAATCTCAGTGTTTGGAAAGAGGAAGCTATTATAGAGCCAGTTATTAAGTGGACTGCTCACGATGTAGAAAATCGAATTGAATGCCTATATAATCTACTAAGCTATGTCAACATAGATATAGATCCAATGTATTTAAAAACAGCCTTAGGTCTTCAAAGAAGCTGCCTATTAACAGAAAATAAGATACGATCTCTAATATACAATGCTTTGAATCCCATGCATAAAGAGATTTCCCAGAGGTCCACAGCTACGATGTATATCATTGGAGGCTATTACTGGCATCCTTTATCAGAGGTTCACATATGGGATCCTTTGACAAATGTTTGGATCCAAGGAGCAGAAATACCGGATTATACTAGGGAGAGCTATGGGGTTACATGTTTGGGACCCAACATTTATGTAACTGGGGGTTACAGGACAGATAACATAGAGGCTCTTGACACAGTGTGGATATATAACAGTGAAAGTGATGAATGGACAGAAGGTTTGCCAATGCTCAATGCCAGGTACTACCACTGCGCAGTCACCTTGGGTGGCTGTGTCTATGCTTTAGGTGGTTACAGGAAAGGGGCTCCAGCAGAAGAGGCCGAGTTCTATGATCCATTAAAGGAGAAGTGGATTCCTATTGCAAATATGATTAAAG GCGTGGGAAATGCTACTGCCTGTGTCTTACATGAAGTTATCTACGTCATTGGTGGCCACTGCGGATACAGAGGAAGCTGCACCTATGACAAGGTCCAGAGCTACAATTCAGATATCAACGAATGGAGCCTCATCACCTCCAGTCCACATCCAG aatatGGATTGTGTTCAGTTCCATTTGAAAATAAGCTCTATCTAGTTGGTGGACAAACTACCATCACAGAATGCTATGACCCTGAACAAAACGAATGGAGAGAGATTGCTCCTATGATGGAGAGGAGGATGGAGTGTGGTGCCGTCATCATGAATGGATGTATTTATGTCACTGGGGGCTACTCCTACTCAAAGGGAACATATCTTCAGAGCATTGAGAAATATGATCCAGATCTTAACAAATGGGAAATAGTGGGTAATCTTCCAAGTGCCATGCGGTCCCACGGGTGCGTTTGTGTGTATAATGTCTGA